TGACATGGTGCCTAGTAGTTCGTAGAGCCGATTCCCATGTGACGAGGcaacgcacgcccgagatgtaggaGCTGAGATGGGGGCGACGACGGCGGTCAACTTGGCCAGTTCCAATGGCGTTGACCGGCATGGGCTTGGGCGTGGGCCTCCTACGCAACTCCGAGGTTGGGCAGCTCGGTTCCCGACCAGAGTGGACCTCGTTGGGGATGGGGCGGAGCTACGCGCGGCGGTGCCAGCGAGTGAGGAGAAGGTGCGGGAAAGGGCGGTGGTGCTAACCGGTTCCAATGCTGAGGGGGGTCGACGATGGCAAGTGGTAGGACGAGGTAGGTCGGAACTGAAAGGGAGGTAGGGCGCTCGCCCAAATTTACTGAGAAGTGCTCTCTTATATTAAGTTTGGTTTTTTACAATGAAAACAGTAGGAAAGTCTCATACTGCatatatttttatgttaatatgaggGGCGAGTTACGTGTTACATCTGTACAGGGGGTGAGGATGTGGTATACAAACAGGGGCTATTCAACTAATGGTATCCAGCGATGCAGTAATAAACTgcactttgtgtgtgtgtggggggggggggctatgtCTCAAATTGGAAAAATCGGTCTTGAATCTCAGCTTCCAAGATGAAATGGTGGGCGCCACATTCCTGAAGTAGTTGTTGTTTCGTTCTTTCCATAGGCTCCAAGCAGATATTATAAAGATATCCATTAGCATTTTACGGTTGTGCAACAATTTCTGTTGTTTGATGAGTTCAATCCTGTGATCATGGGGGGTCCACTGGATACCAAGGATTCTCCAACATTCCTCGTTGAATCGGCAGTGGAAGAACAAGTGTTCAAATGTTTCTTCAATATGATCACCACAAAGCAGGCAGTCTAGATTACTCCCAATGTTATAGTGTCTCATTTTGAGCATGCTTCTGGTGTTGAGGcggtcagccaataaaaaccagtCAAAGACTTTAATCTTATGAACACTTTTGGATTTCCACAGCCATTTGAATGCATCATGGGCGACAATCTCCCTAAAATAGAAATTGTAGTACGCTGTTGTTTTAAAATTTGTTGCACCCCAGATACATGCCCATACGTCATGTGTTCGAGAGAGTTCAGTGTTGAGCACCTCTCTTTGAATCTGTTTCACTTCCTCATGTGCCTGAATTGATAGGGAGAGATGAAAGACCGCATGCAGCGTGGTGGTTGTGAGTAGGGCTgaaaaaaaaagctcgaagctcgcgagctaaatgagtagctcgtgactcggctcgaatcgactcgaactcgaaaaataacgagtcgagccgagctttagtttaagatcgtttatagaccaagtaaaacgagccaatctcacgagtactcatgtaactcgttaggctcggtatAAAAGAgcagccactcccaatacaaaaaaGATCAGTCACTCAGCATCATATGTCTCaggcgcacaacacaaggcctaGCCGCTGAAGGCTCAATCGCCtaggagactcatgcgttacaagaaaattactattgtttagtgatatatatgtttaatatatacataatcattttatAATATAtgagggttttatgttcatatctttaacgagcttaacaagctaaacgagtcagctcacgagttatacgagtcgagccaatcttgtatcttcaatgGTGGTGTatgaaacgagctctagcgagtcgagccgagctagctcgttaacgaaacgagctctagcgagtcgagccgagctgactcgactcggctcgaattccagccctagttGTGAGGAAGTCATTGACTGATGCATCTTCAATGGTGGTGTATGAGTATGCACGTGGGAACTTCTCGGTATATATATTTTGGTTTTAGTTATCTTTCCAAAAGAGAGCCGACGAGCCACTGCCTATCTGAATTTTGGTCACACCATGGTAGATTGGCATGAGGTGAATCAGGTCTCTTATATTAAGTTACAAAGAGAGTATAAACTAGAGAGCCGAGATATGGGGATGAAATTACTATTTTGACACGGTCATGTCATAGTGTCAAAAAAATGTCTTAGACTACCCATAATGGGAGTAACTTCATGAATAACATAAGGTTCAACTCAGcacatttgcttatgtggcaatgatgaTTTAATGAGGAAAAAGATGATTTGAGTAACATAGTTAGCTACTCATACTACGGGTGGGAGCGTCTGTcttactatggtcgctttggctatatAGAAATGATTGTGTTTTTAATGGCAAAAAATATTcttctatgtactccctccgttctttaaagagtgtacttccaactttgttggaaagtcaaaaAAAATTTATATTTGACCGTGTTTATATAATAATAcatcaacatttatgccatcaaattagtagaaTTAGATTCGTGATAAAATATactttcatcatatacctatttgatttcacaaacattgatatatttttgcacaaactcggtcaaactttgaaATACTTTaaccctccaacaaagttggaagtacactctttaaaggacggagggagtaggttatTTACAGTTGTACGCATTGGCTTCGTATGTGGTCTATTATGCACCGAACGGAGTACCAACCgctgttcaaggcggtgtgtatgCGGTTGGAGCGGGTGGCCAGTGAGGTTTTTAACCAACATGGGTGGAAGCAGAATCTCCGAATCGGGCCACCTACTCCGTCGACATAGGCATAGTTTCGGTCTCATATGGTTTTATTGTTGCCACTTTATCATTTTTACTCTTTGCTAGATTGTTCGTGTGATGGATGTGTACATTTTAGCTATGCAGAGGCAGGGTGTCACTCTTTATGCTATGTATCCGCTCGATGCTACATTTTAAGTTAATAAAAGCGCCTTTTATCAAAAAAAATATATCAAAATAAGATAAGTCTACaaactaataaatgaagtgttgcatgacaccatACATATGTTACTTCCCACTATTGAgatagtaacataaactagtaacatatgcatgttgccaCCATGAGCAGTCTTATAATGAAATTGTTATTTTTGAGGAAATTAATGATTTGAGAGATGGGTAGAGGTTTAATTATCCATGCCACAGATTTTTAGACAAAGATGCCCTCCTACTTATATTAATTAAGATATacaaagaagaaaggaagaaaTGTACAAACCCCATGACAAAGGTGCCTACGTGTCTGATACTACTAGCAAACAGCAAGTGAATAAAGTGTATATGTACGGGACATTCCTGTATATAGCCTAATGAACATGTGGAAATTCAGGTCAGAAGTTCTCCTTGTGGAAGACGAACTTGGTGGTGGTCCGGTGCGAGAAGTCGTGCGACAGCCGCCTGAGCTCCGGCGTGAGCTTCTGGTCGCCGCAGTAGAAGACCCCGACGCGCTGCCCCTGGTGGTCGCAGGCGACGCGCTTGAAGACGTCTCGCCAGCAGGGCCTGGCGAAGTGGGTGCGGACGCGGGTCCCGGACACCACGTCCACGCCGCTCTTGGCGTGGTGGAGCGCCTGCAGCATCACCACCATGGCCGACCGCGCGTCGCCTTCCTCGTACACGCTGGTGCAGTGGTTGTGCAGCTCCACCACGGACTCCTCGCCGGCGGCGTCGCGCTCCGCCACCTCGTTCATCACGCCGCGGAACCACTCGAAGGAGCCTTCCTCCCGCGTGCACCAGTAGAAGTAGACCCGCTTCGTCATGAACCCCTCCTCGCCCTCCTGCCCCTGCCCCTGCCCCTGCCGGTGGACGTTGTTGAGCACGTCCTTGACGATGCTGATGAGCGGCGTGGCGCCGATGCCGAGGCCGATGAGGAGGAGCACGTCGTACTTGCGGTAGTCCTGCGCCGGCGCGCCGTAGGGCCCGTCGATCAGCAGCCGCGGGAACCTGCACACGCCAGCATCAAGGAACAATCAGACAAGTTCAGAACCACCACCATGGACGCCGAcggtccttgctgctcctactCCTACTTACTTGGCGTTGGCGTTGTGCTCCACCATGGACGTGAAGTCGGCTCTCAGGAGGCCGCTCTGCCCTGCCGACGGTGGCCTGTATATCTGCGACCACAACAACCATTGTTAACAGCGAATCCTTCTCCTTCCTGCAAGGGAAACGCGTCGGCTCGATTCCTCTGCCAGTGCTGTGCTTACCTGGGAGAAAATGGCCCTGAATCTGCTCGTCCAGTCGCCCCGGCACCGGATGTGCATGCTGAGGTAGTCGTCGCCGGGAGCCGAGGTGATGGTGAAGGGGTGCCTGCATTGCAACAGCAGCTTGTCAGCTCAGGTGCACGGCTGCTACATTCGTAGCGACGCGGAGACGATGGAAGCCATGGGCGCTCACCACTcgaacggcgagacctcgccgcagTTGACGTAGATGTACTGGCCGCTCCTGTACCTGAAGCCGTGGGGCTTACTCATGTGGATGGCTATCACATTCCCAGGATACACCGCCACCTTCTCGATCCTCACGGTGGTGAGTCCGTGCGACCTCAGCGcccgaagaagccgctcgccggcgtaCAGCAACACGGGGACGGCAAGGTACATCCATGTCTGAAGTTTCAAAAAGAGTTACCACCAAACATAGTCCGCATCTGAGATTGCAAAGGAAGCGTACGGAGACCGTAGCTCACCGTCTGCTTGTACCATGTCCGGTTGATGTAGAGGCAGACGCCGTGGACGACCAGGGCGACGTAGACGACGACGAAGAGGTGGTGGGAATACCAGAACATGTTGAACTCGCTGAGCCTCTTGAGCGGGTTCCCCTCGCCGAGCTTGCTCCGGCGgaaccgcgggtgcgccagcgtgtATGCGACGGCCATGAGCACCACCATGATGACGCCGGTGACGCCCTCCACGCCCCGCACGAACCACCAGTAGTCCGGGACCCTCGCCTGCCCGAAGTAGCGCTTCATCGGCTCGTACGCCTCGTCGCTGGCGCGGAGCAGGCGCGGGAAGTCGCACGTGAGGTGAGTCACCCCGTGCAGCGCCACGCCGACGGCCACGCCCCCGGCCACCACCTTGTGGAAGTTGATGTTGTCGTTGAAGGGCACGGCGGCGCCCAGCCTGGTCCGGGAGCGGAGCCAGGTGATGGTGTTGCGGCACACGGGGAGGAGGATGAGGGCCATGTTGAACTTGGTGGTCTCGGCGCCGCCCTTGGCCACGCACACGCAGTAGCCCATCACGTCGAACGTCGGGTGGCGGCGGTACGCGTAGAACTtccaggcgaagaggccggcgttgatggACAGCCACAGCGCCATCACCCACACGCGCTTCCAGTTGTCCTCCAGGAAGTAGCGCGCCGCCGTCAAGCCCCGCCGGAGCGGGTTCGCGTCCGGCGCCGGCACCAGCCTCTGGCTGATCAGCTGGCTGATGTTGGAGCTGTGCGCCACCAGGCTCGTCGGCACCTGCGAAGGGGGCAGCAGCAGCAGGGACTCCAGTGTCGCAAGCTGTAGAATTTTCATATATTTTTCCAAGACGAAAATGGAGTTGTCAGTATCACTGTCAGTGAAGAGTGAACTGCCAACAATTTGACAACCAATTCCACGGAAAAGAGACGAAGGGTGAGAGAGGATGGACCTCGATGTAGCCGAGCTGGTCCGGGTCAAgctcctccatgatcaatgccgtgTACTCGTCGACGCGCTCCAGGATCTTGGTGAGCTTGTTCGCGGAGGCCGTCAGAGTGAGGACCTGACAAGGCAACAGAAATTCAGAAGCATTCCAGATGCCTTGCGTCGAACAGAGAACCATTCGGATCTTTGCATGATTTTTGCTGTTGTTTAAATTTTTGCTTTTCACTCACCTCTTTGAGCTCCTCTTCAGTGATCCGACCATCTGCATTCTTGTCAACCCTGCAACAAGTTTAGTACAATTGTCACTTTTTTTTACATCAAACTTAATTTCGAAATGTCAAATTTGGTCCACATTTCAGTTTACAGACAAAGTTGAACTTTGAGATAGGATTTTATTGGAGACGTACATGTCGAAGAAAGTCTGGAGCTTGGCATCAAAGCCTGGATCTGATAGCTGCTCCCAGAACTCACGGAGCTCATCCTTGGTCAGCA
Above is a window of Triticum dicoccoides isolate Atlit2015 ecotype Zavitan chromosome 5B, WEW_v2.0, whole genome shotgun sequence DNA encoding:
- the LOC119307871 gene encoding respiratory burst oxidase homolog protein B-like, coding for MERQPGNGNANAGPPPEEHKGADGKSGSRRSTRFKEENEYVEVTLDVGADDAVAVQGVRAAGETPDAALLPRSGGLSSRLKAELRRIASAKRGGDNAPASQRRLDRSMTGAARALRGLHFLNQSVVTRGSWPEAEKRFDRLAVDGLLLRSRFGQCIGMVGSEEFAAQMFDALARRRGIVAQVLTKDELREFWEQLSDPGFDAKLQTFFDMVDKNADGRITEEELKEVLTLTASANKLTKILERVDEYTALIMEELDPDQLGYIELATLESLLLLPPSQVPTSLVAHSSNISQLISQRLVPAPDANPLRRGLTAARYFLEDNWKRVWVMALWLSINAGLFAWKFYAYRRHPTFDVMGYCVCVAKGGAETTKFNMALILLPVCRNTITWLRSRTRLGAAVPFNDNINFHKVVAGGVAVGVALHGVTHLTCDFPRLLRASDEAYEPMKRYFGQARVPDYWWFVRGVEGVTGVIMVVLMAVAYTLAHPRFRRSKLGEGNPLKRLSEFNMFWYSHHLFVVVYVALVVHGVCLYINRTWYKQTTWMYLAVPVLLYAGERLLRALRSHGLTTVRIEKVAVYPGNVIAIHMSKPHGFRYRSGQYIYVNCGEVSPFEWHPFTITSAPGDDYLSMHIRCRGDWTSRFRAIFSQIYRPPSAGQSGLLRADFTSMVEHNANAKFPRLLIDGPYGAPAQDYRKYDVLLLIGLGIGATPLISIVKDVLNNVHRQGQGQGQEGEEGFMTKRVYFYWCTREEGSFEWFRGVMNEVAERDAAGEESVVELHNHCTSVYEEGDARSAMVVMLQALHHAKSGVDVVSGTRVRTHFARPCWRDVFKRVACDHQGQRVGVFYCGDQKLTPELRRLSHDFSHRTTTKFVFHKENF